From the Drosophila sechellia strain sech25 chromosome X, ASM438219v1, whole genome shotgun sequence genome, the window GTTCCCATCTGGTAAATTTGAGAAGGGAAGAAATTAGCGAACAGATCGAATAATtttcatggccaaggacgccAACCAAAGACTATCACATCGGAAATACAAGGAAGGAGCTAAACTAACGAACTCATATTGCTCCGGATTCAGTCGACCAAGTGACGGCCGTGGTCCTGCGGCGTGGAGAAGATGATTGCGTAGATCAGACCGTCGCGAACCGATTCCGTGGGGTTGCCCACGTTGAACATGAACTTCACGCGATTGCAGTTGGCATCGGGCACACAGGAGTACATGGGATACCAGCCGGTCTTGTTGAACACCACGTAGATCTTGTAGATCTGGTTTCGGTATATGTACACCGGTCGATCGAACGTGATGTCCAGCAGCGAGTCGTAGCGCACGCGTGCCGTGCAGTGCGTGTATGTGATGCGAGAGCCGTGCATGTCCTGGATGTGGGCGTACAGCACCTCGGTGTACCGCTCCGTAAAGCCGGCAGAAGTCATCAGCTCGCCGCACAGCACGCGCGTGGGCACTTGGACGCCCAGGATCCAGATGTTGGTGTCCACCTGGAACGTCACGCCCGCATCCGTGACGCTGGTGTTGCGGAAGTCAAATTGGCGGGTAAGGGAGCGCATACAGTACGCGCGCACCATGTCGTTGTGCGAGTTTCCAGCTGCGGATCCAGCTCCCCCAGCTGCAGCGCCGCCAGTGGGCGCCGGTGCGCCCCGATCgccgccatcatcatcattggcGGGCGCTGGGACTGGCGCTCCGCTTTCGTAGCCCTCGCCAAAGCAGCGCAGTGGTGCTGGCGCCGGTGCGGCATCTGGTGGAACGCCCACTGGTTCCGGCGGGCGCATGACCAATTCCTCGCCTGCGAAGCTGAATCCCGTGCCCACGGATCCGAAACGGGGCGCATTGCCCATCATCATACCGCCGCCGGAGGGGCCTCCACTGCGGACTGCCGGACCCGGTCCCGGGAAACAGACGCCCGAGGGAGCGGCTCCAGTGCGATACGAGGACGACAATTCTCGCTGGGCGTGTCGGTGGCCCGACTCGTAGAAGTTGCGCGTGCTCCGCGACACGCAGAAGCCTTCGGGCATGTGACAATCGTTGAGCGAGGGACTGGAGATCTTAATCAGGATGGAGAGGGCCTcgtgctgctgcagcagcttgGAACGGGCCGGTCCCTCGGCGAACTGCTGCGGCGTCATGGTGAGaaagcgaatctttttgaccGCCTGCCTGAGCATGGCGCCATCGAGAATGGTGCGCTGGGCGTCCATGATGTTAATCATGTTGGCGGCGGCATCGGCCGAAGCGTCGCTGTCGATGATTACCAGGTCGTCGGAAGCGGAAGCCACGTCCAGCGGCGGGGAGGCAGCCGTGGGCGCAGCTGCAGCCACGGCAGCCGCAGAGGAAGTAGAAGCCATCCCAGCGTCCGTTTCGAAGCTGTCAGCCTCGTCGTCCTGGTGCATGTGCTGCACCATGGCCGCCACATCGGGCTCCATCTTGATCTCTTCGACCAGCACATGGCCGGCAGCATTGTCGGGCGATTCCTTGGTCAGCACCTGACCTCCGCCGGCAGCCTCTTCCTGGCCGGACTCGTTCAGGATGCCCCGCTCACTGGCAAATTTCAGCAGGCAGTTGAACAAATCCAGCTCGGAGTCGATGTTCAGGCGATTCTGGTCAAGAATGGCCATCAGGGTGGAGACCTCGATGTCCAGGAAGCTGGGATCGGAAAGCACCTCGCGCGTGTTGGCCGCGATCAGATCCATGCTGCTCTGCATGAGGCGCGGCTCATCGAACAGCTTGGCGAACTCGTACGCCCGGCACGCGTTTTTCGGACTAAGATCAGCCCAAAGGAAGTGGGTGCAGCGCGTGACCACGTGGGGCAGCATGTACTTCTTGGCCACGTAGCACAGCTCGCAAGCCTTGTCGAAGGACCCAATGGTGATGCGGTCCGTGTAGATGTACTCCAGCATCGCCTCGAACGCCTCCGGCTGCACGTCCGGAATGACTATGGGGTCCGTCTTATCGGGCAGGTTGCCGTAGAACATCCGCTCGAACACCGGCGAAGCCATGGCTAGCAGCAGCTTGTGGCCGGCAATGAGCCGCTGGGTGGGCGAGGAACCCACCAGAAAGCGGCAGTCGGCCCACTTCTCCGAGTGCAGCAGGTACTGGCCCCGATCCTTCAGCTCGGTGAGGCCGTTTTGCCAGTCGATGTCCATTGCCTGCGGTGGATTTGCTGGGATTGGGCACACTGTAATCCAAACGTTGTTCGCTCTGATTTGTGTGAATAATCCACCTTTTTGCGAATTGGTTTGGGATTTTGcgaaattgttatttttttacgatagcgataattgatAGTTGTTACCTATCGATTGGCCGTCGTATCGATAGCAGAGAGCTGCCCAATGGCGTAATAATTAAAAGTCATGTTATAAGTTTACTGGCTAaaatacttaaataaataatacatttaaGGTAATATCAAGAGTAAGCTATACATCTCAAAACTTTAATTAGTTATTTAGCTGTTATTTAAAAACTGTGACTCCATAACAGACGATAGTTGTAATAAAACCATCGAAGTTGCCACACTTTTGAGAGCATGAATGGTATCGAACAGATATCGATTCATGTTCCAGCTCTAGTTCTAATAGCAACAATTTCAAgcgaaaatattaattaattcgGCGCATTTAAACCACGCGGAGTAAAAAGAGCTAGCTCGAGATTCAGGATCATTGCTTAAGCGGCCATAACCGAGAGAAAGCGCGAAAAAGGGCGGGCGcttcaataataataataatatcgcTTCTCACCTGCGCCcgtgcgtttgtgtgtgtgtgtgcgtgcgtgtgagAGTGTCGCGTGTGTTTGTGCTTTGTTCTGCGAGCGTTCCGTTGCGTTTTGGAAATGGCAAAGAAAACCTACGATTTGCTCTTTAAACTGTTGCTGATCGGCGATTCAGGAGTGGGCAAGACGTGCATATTGTTCCGGTTCTCGGATGATGCATTCACGTCCACGTTCATATCGACCATAGGTGAGTAACGGGACCGTACGCACATACTTGCATCTGTCCACCcgcaccacacacacacacacgcgcacatgTCAGCTGCACAGCCAGGATATATAtacgtgtgtgtgggtgtgtgactgggcgtggcactgcCTTATCGACTGGCGTATGCACTGCTTGACTCGATCGCCTGCGGAGTGGAGAGCGGAGGAGAAGTGAGCAAAATATGCAATTTATGTGGGCTATGTAACTCCCTGAACTTGAACTTTTCGTACTAAGCTACTGCATGTTCGCAACACGTAACACAGACGTGCGATCATTTGGTTCGAATGAATGCTCCATATATGTACGTCTAATGTAATGAATCATCGTGATATCACTGTCGAACTGCTTTATTTTGTTCAATTCCCATTCCAATGTAATCGATAACACCGCCGTGACGTCATTCGGCTCCAATTGCGTTTGTTTTTCCGCGCTACATTTGCTTTCTCGTTCAACCGTTTTTCCCAGGCATCGacttcaaaatcaaaacagtCGAGCTGCGCGGCAAGAAGATCAAGCTGCAAATATGGGACACCGCCGGCCAGGAGCGGTTCCACACGATAACCACCTCGTACTATCGAGGCGCCATGGGCATAATGCTGGTCTATGACATAACGAACGAGAAGAGTTTCGAGAACATAGTCAAATGGTTACGGAATATAGACGAGGTAGGTGTGCCCCCCTGCGAGTAATGACCTTCTTCTAAAGTCTGAAATCTTGTTTCATCATTTAGCACGCCAACGAGGATGTGGAGAAGATGATCCTGGGCAACAAGTGCGACATGACGGACAAGCGGGTGGTCAACAAGGAGCGCGGCGAAGCGGTGAGCATCCGACATCCATGGAGTCCCCCCACAACAGCAATCAGTGCCAGAGATTAGCAAATATAGTCGTAGTTAGGCCATATGAGTTGAGTTCGGAAGTCGatcatacatatattattagTCTGTTTAGGTTTCAAAGCCACCTGTTTGTTGCAAGCGAATTCCATGTCTCTTAATAGTTTTCAATTGCTTGAATTGTTAAAAACACTTATCGTTTTGAATTGGAACACAGCGAATATATCTCACATTCAAGACGAAACTATTTAGGTGCTATAGCATGTCCGTGGTAATGAAAGCAAGGGAAAATTTCCGGAGGCATACAACTTATGTTAGAACTATTCTggttatttattatgattgtTACTCAATGATCGCACACGCTCCACGTCTGTTTGATCAATTTGTTTACAAAGCCAATAACTTGCTCCCCTTTCCCATCTCTGCCCACGTTTTTCAGATTGCCCGTGAACATGGCATTCGGTTTATGGAAACATCCGCCAAGTCGAACATAAACATCGAGCGGGCCTTCTGCGAGCTGGCCGAGGCCATTCTGGACAAGACATCGGGACGCGAGTCGGCGGAGAACCAGGAGCGCGTGATCATCGATCGCCGGAACCAGGAGAAGGCGCCGGGCTACAGCAAGTGCTGCGCGTAAAAAGCGGCGTTCCAGGCGAACGGGGCGTGGTTTGGCCCAGTTTGTGCTCAGCTGTGCGTGGGGAAGGCGGCGAAGGACGGatgggattggattggattgaaCTGGACTAGATTGGATTGGAATGGAACGAAACGAATCGAACCGAAAGCAGTGGGGATCGGTTTCTGAAACCGCTCCGCACGGACGAAGGATAACAAAGCAATAGAGCCGGGGTCATTCGCACGTAGGAAACTTACTTATTACGAGGACACGCAAATGGAACAAGCAACAGAAACAACCTACCTAAAGTTTAACAACAAGCAACAGATATTGTAATACGAACATTTGGAAGCAACTTTACAAAACTCCGAACGATGGATGGTGGTCGGGCAATGGTCAGGCGGGGCATGGGCCACGTTAGCTAACAACTTGGACGCAAGGATCGGCATATCGTGGATCGGACAACGAGGATCAGCTCCAGCCACTGTCCAGCCACACGAAACGATACTGATAGCGAAGTCGCAGACGCAGACGCAGACATAAGCAACTTTTGTAACGTACTTTTGATACACATATAGTCTTACGATTCCCGTACTCAGTCATTCGTTCGCTCGCTCGTTCGCCACCACTCGCACTCCCCAGGCGCCCCACTTAgtgtttcgtttttgttttgcgttTCAGCCTAGATATAAATAACacctatacatataatacatcGGATAGTATATAGCCTAAACATACCTAGCTTGCTTTCGCTTTCTATGTCGACGCCAAGCCAAGCCAGGATGGAGGAGTTCGATGGGGCGGGCGGGGGTTCTGGACGCCCTGCTCTGCGCCCTGGCCACTCAAGCTATCAAGCCAGATCCTCGGCCAGAGTTGCAGTTCCATAGGGAGTTTCGAGATCGAGGTGTTCCGAAATCGTTTTCTGATAATTGcctatgcatatatatatatatatatatatatatatctatatatatatatatatgaaactACTATATCGCATCGTTTTTATGTGCATTCGCGCCCGCACAcccaatttatatatatatatatatacatgtatctGTACACTTAAGGGGGCGTGGGTGTGCGCGCGTGTATATCTCCATGCTTGTATGTAAGGACGGTGCACGCCATCACTGTAGCATTCGCATACGCATCCGCAAGGGAGGAGCGCCACAAACCGAACGCACCACCTAGCGCTCGCCTCCCGTCTCCTTGTAATTTTAttctacatttttttttgtcgtgTAAACCTATTATTTGTAACTGTATATGGATTTAGTTTAGTTGTCCACACCAAATGATTTACCgattaaaatataaagaacAACCTAAACCATGTCATATAAACCAGTGGCTCGTTATTTCGAATGGCAAAGTATCATCCTTGATCCTTGGCTGCACTCACTGGGCATCCCGCAACAGAAATCCGAAGCTCCTTCAATTGGAATGTATAAGTTTAACAATTTATTTGGAGAATCTTCGGTGTAGAATACATCCTGCATCaggtaaataaaaacaattgcaACAGTCGCGCATTCGATGCGCTACTTGACAGTCCTATGAACACACACGCCCGCGATCCAGGTGGATAGCACCCGGAGCTGGTCGTCCAGGAGAACGAAGTCCGCGTCCGAGCCAAAGTCCAGGGTGCCCTTCTGCTTCTCGATCTTCAGGCACTGTGCTGGATGCAAGGTGGCCGCCTCGATGGCATAGACCACGGAGCAGTCTGCAAAACGGAGTACTTAATGCGAATTCTAGCGGGGATCTGGCACTCACCGGTCGCCTTCTGGAAGATCCGCACGCACTCGTCCATCGGGGCGATGCTGCCGCACAGCGTTTCTGTGCCTGCGATGAACGCCTTGCCCTGCTTAACCTGCAGCGGCAGCTGTCCGATGTGGTGGACACCCTCCTCGAGGCCCAGCGCCGATATGGCGTCCGTCACCAGGATCAGGCCCTGCGCATGAGTGCGGTAGGCGATCCTCAGTGCCGCCGGGTGCGTGTGCACACCGTCCGAGATGATGCCGAAGTACACGGTCCTACCGTGCGGCACTGCGTCCGAGGCCAGCAGTCCCACCAGGCCGGGATCGCGGTGGTGGAACGGCAGCATGGCGTTGAACAGGTGCGTGATCAGCGTGGCGCCCTGCTGCACGGCCCTCTCTCCATCGCTCAGCGAGGCCATCGAGTGGCCCAGGGCCACGGTGATGCCTCGCTCCACCAGCTGGCCAATCACCTCCGGATCGGTGACCTTCTCCGGCGCCAGGGTGATGATCTTGATGCGTTCCAGCGAGCCGTACGTCTCCTTCAGCGTGCTGAGTCCCTTCAAGCGAGGCAAACGAAAGGTAACATTTGAATGATCTCGCTGCAGATGTTGGATATCAGGATATCAGCAATGAGAACTGGTCTCCCACCTTATCAATAGTCTGTATGCAGTGCTCCGGATGCGCGCCCTTCTTCTGCGGATTGATAAACGGACCCTCCGCATGGATGCCCAGTATGCCGGCGCCCTTGGGAACCTCAGCGGGAATGCGCGGCAGGATGGTGTGGTAGCTGTCGCTGGGCGAGGTCACCAGCGTGGGACAGAAGGAGGTGACCCCGCTCTTGACCAGGCCGCGTGCCACCGTGGCCACGCCC encodes:
- the LOC6615103 gene encoding N-acetylglucosamine-6-phosphate deacetylase isoform X3, with translation MRRVRLSIRRRRARIRSTAYRLLISTLKETYGSLERIKIITLAPEKVTDPEVIGQLVERGITVALGHSMASLSDGERAVQQGATLITHLFNAMLPFHHRDPGLVGLLASDAVPHGRTVYFGIISDGVHTHPAALRIAYRTHAQGLILVTDAISALGLEEGVHHIGQLPLQVKQGKAFIAGTETLCGSIAPMDECVRIFQKATDCSVVYAIEAATLHPAQCLKIEKQKGTLDFGSDADFVLLDDQLRVLSTWIAGVCVHRTVK
- the LOC6615103 gene encoding N-acetylglucosamine-6-phosphate deacetylase isoform X2, with the protein product MDVRMKCSSEEPVSPEQMIPASSQRLLQFTNCRLVRDHRIIHEDLWVRDGRIVNPEPVFFDERAKAHCRIDCGGAIIAPGYIDLQINGGYGVDFSYDTETIEEGVATVARGLVKSGVTSFCPTLVTSPSDSYHTILPRIPAEVPKGAGILGIHAEGPFINPQKKGAHPEHCIQTIDKHAEGDVRLAGTHQDHHPGAGEGHRSGGDWPAGGARHHRGPGPLDGLAERWREGRAAGRHADHAPVQRHAAVPPPRSRPGGTAGLGRSAAR
- the LOC6615102 gene encoding ras-related protein Rab-10; translation: MAKKTYDLLFKLLLIGDSGVGKTCILFRFSDDAFTSTFISTIGIDFKIKTVELRGKKIKLQIWDTAGQERFHTITTSYYRGAMGIMLVYDITNEKSFENIVKWLRNIDEHANEDVEKMILGNKCDMTDKRVVNKERGEAIAREHGIRFMETSAKSNINIERAFCELAEAILDKTSGRESAENQERVIIDRRNQEKAPGYSKCCA
- the LOC6615101 gene encoding uncharacterized protein LOC6615101; its protein translation is MDIDWQNGLTELKDRGQYLLHSEKWADCRFLVGSSPTQRLIAGHKLLLAMASPVFERMFYGNLPDKTDPIVIPDVQPEAFEAMLEYIYTDRITIGSFDKACELCYVAKKYMLPHVVTRCTHFLWADLSPKNACRAYEFAKLFDEPRLMQSSMDLIAANTREVLSDPSFLDIEVSTLMAILDQNRLNIDSELDLFNCLLKFASERGILNESGQEEAAGGGQVLTKESPDNAAGHVLVEEIKMEPDVAAMVQHMHQDDEADSFETDAGMASTSSAAAVAAAAPTAASPPLDVASASDDLVIIDSDASADAAANMINIMDAQRTILDGAMLRQAVKKIRFLTMTPQQFAEGPARSKLLQQHEALSILIKISSPSLNDCHMPEGFCVSRSTRNFYESGHRHAQRELSSSYRTGAAPSGVCFPGPGPAVRSGGPSGGGMMMGNAPRFGSVGTGFSFAGEELVMRPPEPVGVPPDAAPAPAPLRCFGEGYESGAPVPAPANDDDGGDRGAPAPTGGAAAGGAGSAAGNSHNDMVRAYCMRSLTRQFDFRNTSVTDAGVTFQVDTNIWILGVQVPTRVLCGELMTSAGFTERYTEVLYAHIQDMHGSRITYTHCTARVRYDSLLDITFDRPVYIYRNQIYKIYVVFNKTGWYPMYSCVPDANCNRVKFMFNVGNPTESVRDGLIYAIIFSTPQDHGRHLVD
- the LOC6615103 gene encoding N-acetylglucosamine-6-phosphate deacetylase isoform X1 — protein: MDVRMKCSSEEPVSPEQMIPASSQRLLQFTNCRLVRDHRIIHEDLWVRDGRIVNPEPVFFDERAKAHCRIDCGGAIIAPGYIDLQINGGYGVDFSYDTETIEEGVATVARGLVKSGVTSFCPTLVTSPSDSYHTILPRIPAEVPKGAGILGIHAEGPFINPQKKGAHPEHCIQTIDKGLSTLKETYGSLERIKIITLAPEKVTDPEVIGQLVERGITVALGHSMASLSDGERAVQQGATLITHLFNAMLPFHHRDPGLVGLLASDAVPHGRTVYFGIISDGVHTHPAALRIAYRTHAQGLILVTDAISALGLEEGVHHIGQLPLQVKQGKAFIAGTETLCGSIAPMDECVRIFQKATDCSVVYAIEAATLHPAQCLKIEKQKGTLDFGSDADFVLLDDQLRVLSTWIAGVCVHRTVK